In one window of Candidatus Avedoeria danica DNA:
- a CDS encoding FAD-binding oxidoreductase, producing MGHPPPDAPAPAPAPPVTIIGAGVIGLTTAIRLAESGRRVEVVARAFSPHTTSDVAAAVWYPFRAGPADAVARWALRSYAVLGALAADPATGIAVVEGREYAHDIVPYEPWHDHVDGFRQLPPGEVPPPFRHGIAFRAPVVQMPRYLAWLHERATALGVAFRTHAFDAGELSALVAAGAVVVNCTGLGARELVGDGTLYAIRGQIVRVAPGHAPHFVQATRLPQPVTYVIPRADCTVLGGSTDAGREDLAIDPAEAAAIRARCVALMPALADAAILGHAVGLRPGRDAVRLEREDVGAGVIVHCYGHGGAGVTLSWGCAEDVVALVNGAQRGLQSLNP from the coding sequence ATCGGCCACCCCCCCCCCGACGCCCCCGCCCCCGCCCCCGCCCCCCCCGTCACCATCATCGGCGCGGGCGTGATCGGCCTGACCACCGCCATCCGCTTGGCCGAGTCCGGCCGCCGCGTCGAGGTCGTCGCCCGCGCCTTCTCGCCGCACACGACGTCCGACGTCGCGGCGGCCGTGTGGTACCCATTCCGGGCCGGACCGGCGGACGCGGTAGCCCGCTGGGCGCTCCGCTCGTACGCCGTCCTCGGCGCGCTCGCCGCCGACCCCGCGACCGGCATCGCGGTCGTCGAGGGCCGCGAGTACGCGCACGATATCGTCCCGTACGAGCCGTGGCACGACCACGTCGACGGCTTCCGGCAGCTCCCGCCCGGCGAAGTGCCCCCACCGTTTCGGCACGGCATCGCCTTCCGCGCGCCCGTCGTCCAGATGCCGCGCTACCTCGCCTGGCTTCACGAGCGCGCCACCGCGCTGGGTGTCGCCTTCCGCACGCACGCGTTCGATGCGGGCGAGCTTTCAGCCCTGGTCGCCGCCGGAGCGGTGGTCGTCAACTGCACCGGCCTCGGCGCCCGCGAGCTCGTCGGCGACGGGACGCTCTACGCGATTCGCGGCCAGATCGTCCGCGTCGCGCCGGGCCACGCGCCGCACTTCGTGCAGGCCACGCGGCTGCCGCAGCCCGTGACGTATGTCATCCCGCGCGCCGACTGCACCGTGCTCGGCGGCTCGACGGACGCCGGCCGCGAGGACCTCGCGATCGATCCAGCCGAGGCGGCGGCGATCCGCGCCCGGTGCGTCGCGCTCATGCCCGCGCTGGCCGACGCCGCCATCCTCGGCCACGCCGTCGGCCTCCGGCCGGGCCGCGACGCGGTGCGGCTGGAGCGCGAGGACGTCGGCGCGGGGGTGATCGTCCACTGTTACGGGCACGGCGGCGCAGGCGTGACGTTGTCGTGGGGGTGCGCGGAGGACGTTGTGGCGCTCGTGAACGGTGCCCAGCGGGGCCTCCAATCCCTCAACCCGTGA